Proteins found in one Pseudomonas sp. P8_241 genomic segment:
- a CDS encoding cytochrome b translates to MQLRNSTSRYGWVSIFMHWGVALAVFGLFALGLWMVGLDYYSTWRKDAPDLHKSIGLVLLGVMVLRVLWRFISPPPPTLSSYSRTTRLGARFGHGFLYLSLFAVMIAGYLISTAEGVGIPVFGLFEVPALVSGLPDQADTAGVIHLYLAWALVIFSGLHALAALKHHFIDRDVTLKRMLGRKA, encoded by the coding sequence ATGCAGCTACGAAACTCTACTTCCCGTTACGGTTGGGTCAGCATCTTCATGCATTGGGGTGTAGCGCTGGCGGTGTTCGGTTTGTTCGCCCTGGGGCTGTGGATGGTCGGCCTCGACTACTACAGCACCTGGCGCAAAGATGCACCGGACCTGCACAAGAGCATCGGCCTGGTGTTGTTGGGTGTGATGGTGTTGCGCGTACTGTGGCGCTTCATCAGCCCGCCGCCGCCGACCTTGTCCAGCTACAGCCGCACGACGCGCCTTGGCGCCAGGTTCGGCCATGGCTTTCTGTATCTCAGTCTGTTCGCTGTGATGATTGCCGGTTACCTGATTTCCACCGCAGAAGGTGTCGGGATCCCGGTGTTTGGCTTGTTTGAAGTCCCTGCGCTGGTCTCCGGACTGCCGGACCAGGCAGACACTGCTGGCGTGATTCATCTGTACCTGGCATGGGCGCTGGTAATTTTTTCCGGCCTCCATGCGTTGGCAGCATTGAAACACCACTTTATCGATCGTGATGTGACCCTCAAGCGAATGCTGGGTCGCAAAGCCTGA
- the mdcH gene encoding malonate decarboxylase subunit epsilon, giving the protein MSSLLVFPGQGAQQPGMLARLPRETLNEASDLLGEDVTQLDSAEALRSTRAVQLCLLIAGVAASRQLAMAPDYVAGLSIGAYPAAVVAGALGFSDALHLVSLRGELMQQAYPQGYGMTAIIGLDLAAVEGLLARVHSAQMPVYLANINADNQLVIAGSDAAMKALAELAKGCGAGLAKRLAVSVPSHCPLLEAPAQRLAQSFAQVSLHTPKIGYLSGSRARPLIKPEALRDDLAFNMCRIVDWRGTVQSAYERGVRLQIELPPGAVLTGLARRVFEQGTVIAYDGARLDTLQALMREEGSRHS; this is encoded by the coding sequence ATGAGCAGCTTGCTGGTGTTCCCCGGCCAGGGCGCGCAACAACCCGGCATGCTCGCGCGTTTGCCTCGGGAAACGTTGAACGAGGCAAGCGACCTGCTCGGTGAAGATGTGACGCAGCTGGACTCTGCCGAGGCGTTGCGGTCGACGAGGGCGGTGCAGCTTTGCCTGCTGATCGCCGGTGTCGCCGCTTCACGCCAGTTGGCCATGGCCCCGGACTACGTGGCCGGCTTGTCGATCGGCGCTTACCCGGCAGCGGTGGTGGCCGGTGCCCTGGGTTTCAGCGATGCGTTGCATCTGGTTAGCCTGCGCGGTGAGTTGATGCAGCAGGCTTATCCACAGGGCTACGGCATGACCGCAATCATCGGTCTGGACCTGGCCGCCGTGGAAGGGTTGCTGGCCCGGGTGCACAGCGCGCAAATGCCGGTTTATCTGGCCAATATCAACGCCGATAACCAGCTGGTGATTGCCGGTAGCGACGCGGCGATGAAAGCGCTGGCCGAGTTAGCGAAAGGTTGCGGGGCTGGCCTGGCCAAACGTCTGGCAGTGAGCGTGCCGTCCCACTGCCCATTGCTTGAGGCGCCCGCACAACGGTTGGCCCAATCCTTTGCTCAGGTGTCGCTGCACACCCCAAAAATCGGCTACCTGAGCGGCAGTCGCGCGCGACCGCTGATCAAGCCCGAAGCCTTGCGTGACGACCTGGCCTTCAACATGTGCCGCATCGTCGATTGGCGCGGCACGGTACAAAGCGCTTACGAGCGCGGTGTACGTTTACAGATCGAACTGCCGCCCGGTGCGGTGTTGACCGGGCTGGCGCGCCGGGTGTTCGAGCAGGGCACCGTGATTGCCTACGACGGTGCCCGGCTCGATACCTTGCAGGCGCTGATGCGTGAGGAGGGAAGTCGCCACTCTTAA
- a CDS encoding LysR substrate-binding domain-containing protein, whose amino-acid sequence MLIDEELTLKKLEVFLAFMRTGNLARAAAELQTSNVSVHRAIHSLESALRCPLFKHEGRNLTPLESAYVLEERAQKLIQDVVESVRLTREAAGFSAERFKLGSLYSLTVKTVPQLIMGLKIRRSELNIDLILGSNFDLLYKLKNMEVDAILVSLDDSVNDPDCEQIPLFSDDIFLATPADSKFAQRTEVDLAEVRAETFITLTQGFATHQDGKRVFEQAGFEPKVAMQVNDIFTLLSMVSSGVGYALLPGRIAAVYENRVKLIPLQEKYRLQQHIGVVFLKAKERDPNLLALLAECRMYANRQA is encoded by the coding sequence ATGCTGATCGATGAAGAGTTGACCCTGAAAAAGCTTGAGGTATTCCTGGCCTTCATGCGCACCGGCAACCTGGCGCGGGCCGCTGCCGAATTGCAGACCAGCAACGTCAGCGTGCATCGGGCGATCCATTCCCTGGAAAGCGCTCTGCGGTGCCCGTTGTTCAAGCACGAAGGCCGCAACCTGACACCGCTGGAAAGCGCTTATGTGCTGGAGGAGCGGGCGCAGAAGCTGATTCAGGATGTCGTCGAAAGCGTGCGCCTGACTCGCGAAGCCGCCGGGTTCTCCGCCGAACGGTTCAAACTCGGCTCACTGTATTCACTGACAGTGAAGACAGTGCCGCAGCTGATCATGGGTTTGAAGATCCGCCGTAGCGAACTCAATATCGACCTGATTCTGGGCTCCAATTTCGACCTGCTCTACAAGCTGAAGAACATGGAAGTCGATGCGATCCTGGTGTCGCTGGACGACAGTGTCAACGATCCGGATTGCGAGCAGATCCCGCTGTTTTCCGACGACATCTTCCTCGCCACACCCGCCGACTCCAAGTTTGCCCAACGAACCGAAGTCGACCTGGCCGAGGTTCGCGCCGAAACCTTCATCACCCTGACCCAGGGCTTCGCCACCCATCAGGACGGCAAGCGGGTATTCGAGCAGGCAGGGTTCGAACCGAAGGTGGCGATGCAGGTCAACGACATCTTCACCCTGCTGAGCATGGTCAGTTCGGGCGTCGGTTATGCGTTGCTGCCAGGAAGGATCGCGGCGGTGTACGAGAACCGTGTGAAGCTGATCCCATTGCAGGAAAAGTACCGGTTGCAGCAGCACATTGGCGTGGTGTTCCTGAAAGCCAAGGAGCGTGATCCGAATCTGCTGGCGTTGCTGGCGGAATGTCGGATGTATGCCAATCGGCAGGCTTGA
- a CDS encoding YceI family protein: protein MLKKTLAALAIGSALLSAGNAMAADYVVDKEGQHAFVDFKISHLGYSYITGTFKDIDGKFSFDAAKPEDSKIEFNVNTASVFTNNAERDKHISSKDFLNGSKATFVSTSVKSTGKNAAGKDTADVAGDLTILGVTKPIVVKATFLGEGKDPWGGYRAGFEGTFSLKRSDFGKQKDLGPSSDAVEMYVTFEGVKAK, encoded by the coding sequence ATGTTGAAAAAGACTCTGGCCGCTCTGGCAATCGGTTCGGCCCTGTTGTCCGCCGGTAACGCAATGGCTGCTGACTATGTCGTCGACAAGGAAGGCCAGCACGCCTTCGTTGACTTCAAGATCAGCCACCTGGGCTACAGCTACATCACCGGGACATTCAAGGACATCGACGGCAAGTTCAGCTTCGACGCAGCCAAGCCTGAAGACAGCAAGATCGAGTTCAACGTGAACACCGCCAGCGTGTTCACCAACAACGCCGAGCGCGACAAGCACATCTCCAGCAAAGACTTCCTGAATGGCAGCAAAGCTACGTTCGTTTCCACCAGCGTCAAATCCACCGGTAAAAACGCCGCTGGCAAGGACACAGCTGACGTAGCGGGCGACCTGACCATCCTCGGCGTAACCAAGCCAATCGTGGTCAAGGCCACTTTCCTGGGTGAAGGCAAGGATCCATGGGGCGGCTACCGTGCAGGCTTCGAGGGTACCTTCAGCCTCAAGCGCTCCGATTTCGGCAAGCAGAAAGACCTGGGCCCATCGTCCGATGCCGTTGAAATGTACGTGACGTTTGAAGGTGTGAAAGCGAAGTAA
- a CDS encoding malonate decarboxylase holo-ACP synthase: MVSTLLAHDLLWGMTPQQLPVDAPAWVIESISAGQPVVVRRALSAAGQVAVGVRGPLREQRFAALMQVSSLTRRVRPEELCHVQGQRDFPALRALAQLRSHLDDSGWVWGVSGSAGFELASGFAALHEGSDLDLILRTPSPLSRRDAQALVAVLDAVLCRVDLQLQTPSGAVALREWAGTSSRVLLKSATQATLVTDPWNPQEQAA, from the coding sequence GTGGTGAGCACGCTATTGGCTCACGACCTGCTGTGGGGCATGACCCCGCAGCAGTTGCCTGTGGATGCGCCTGCCTGGGTGATCGAGTCGATCAGTGCCGGTCAGCCGGTGGTGGTCCGTCGCGCCTTGAGCGCGGCGGGGCAGGTGGCTGTGGGCGTGCGCGGTCCGTTGCGCGAACAGCGATTTGCCGCGTTGATGCAAGTCTCTTCCCTTACGCGGCGGGTGCGGCCTGAAGAGCTGTGCCATGTTCAAGGCCAGCGCGATTTCCCGGCGCTGCGGGCCTTGGCGCAACTGCGCTCGCACCTCGATGACAGTGGTTGGGTCTGGGGTGTCAGCGGCAGCGCCGGGTTCGAGTTGGCCAGTGGATTTGCCGCTTTGCACGAGGGCAGCGACCTCGACCTGATCCTGCGTACACCGAGTCCGTTGAGTCGTCGCGACGCCCAGGCGTTGGTGGCCGTTCTTGATGCCGTCTTGTGCCGCGTTGACCTGCAATTGCAGACACCGTCGGGCGCCGTTGCCTTGCGCGAATGGGCCGGCACTTCGTCGCGGGTCCTGCTGAAAAGTGCCACTCAAGCCACGCTGGTGACTGATCCGTGGAATCCTCAGGAGCAAGCAGCATGA
- the madL gene encoding malonate transporter subunit MadL → MIIYGVALLAICTLAGVIMGDMLGVLLGVKSNVGGVGIAMILLICARLWMHRHGGMTKDCELGVGFWGAMYIPVVVAMAAQQNVVTALHGGPVAVLAAIGSVVICGCTIALISRTHKGEPLPDEPVDVTPVGAPAGGR, encoded by the coding sequence ATGATTATTTACGGTGTGGCGCTGTTGGCGATCTGTACGCTGGCAGGGGTGATCATGGGTGACATGCTCGGTGTTTTGCTAGGCGTGAAGTCAAACGTCGGCGGCGTCGGGATCGCGATGATCCTGCTGATCTGCGCACGGTTGTGGATGCACCGCCACGGCGGCATGACCAAGGATTGCGAACTGGGCGTCGGCTTCTGGGGCGCGATGTACATCCCGGTGGTGGTGGCGATGGCGGCGCAGCAAAACGTGGTCACGGCACTGCATGGCGGTCCGGTGGCGGTGTTGGCGGCGATCGGTTCGGTAGTGATCTGCGGCTGCACCATTGCCCTGATCAGCCGGACCCACAAAGGCGAACCCTTGCCCGATGAACCGGTGGATGTAACGCCGGTTGGCGCACCGGCAGGAGGTCGCTGA
- the madM gene encoding malonate transporter subunit MadM → MWDLIKSGLEHNGLVTAFAFVGVIMWVSVLISKRLTFGRIHGSAIAIVIGLVLAWVGGTMTGGQKGLADLTLFSGIGLMGGAMLRDFAIVATAFEVQATEAKKAGLIGVIALLLGTVLPFIVGACLAWVFGYRDAVSMTTIGAGAVTYIVGPVTGAAIGASSDVVALSIATGLIKAILVMVGTPMAARWMGLDNPRSAMVFGGLAGTVSGVTAGLAATDRRLVPYGALTATFHTGLGCLLGPSLLFFIVRGIVG, encoded by the coding sequence ATGTGGGATCTCATCAAGAGCGGTCTGGAACACAACGGTCTGGTCACCGCATTCGCCTTTGTCGGCGTGATCATGTGGGTGTCAGTGCTGATTTCCAAACGTCTGACCTTCGGGCGCATCCACGGCTCGGCGATTGCCATCGTCATCGGCCTGGTGCTGGCTTGGGTCGGCGGCACAATGACCGGGGGGCAAAAAGGCCTGGCGGACCTGACGCTGTTTTCCGGCATCGGGTTGATGGGCGGTGCCATGCTGCGGGACTTCGCCATCGTCGCCACGGCATTTGAAGTGCAGGCCACGGAGGCGAAAAAGGCCGGTTTGATCGGTGTGATCGCGCTGCTGTTGGGCACAGTGTTACCGTTTATTGTCGGTGCTTGCCTGGCCTGGGTTTTCGGTTACCGCGACGCGGTGAGCATGACCACCATTGGTGCCGGTGCGGTGACCTACATTGTCGGGCCAGTGACCGGCGCGGCCATTGGCGCCAGTTCCGATGTGGTGGCGCTGTCGATTGCCACCGGTCTGATCAAGGCGATTCTGGTGATGGTCGGCACGCCGATGGCGGCGCGCTGGATGGGCCTGGATAACCCGCGCTCGGCGATGGTGTTCGGTGGGCTGGCCGGGACGGTCAGTGGCGTGACCGCCGGATTGGCGGCGACGGATCGGCGCCTGGTGCCTTATGGCGCGTTGACCGCGACCTTTCACACCGGGCTTGGCTGTTTGCTCGGGCCTTCGTTGTTGTTCTTCATCGTTCGCGGGATTGTCGGCTAA
- the mdcE gene encoding biotin-independent malonate decarboxylase subunit gamma has protein sequence MSSYSLRGLNWFNALSAGAKAVEGLPASLKVADGSLGNQPVRFIAVVVDPENRFVRARNGEVGLLEGWGLAKAVDEVIAADQNRTHKRAVIAIVDVPSQAYGRREEALGIHQALAAAADSYARARLAGHAVIGLLVGKAMSGAFLAHGYQANRLIALRDPGVMVHAMGKASAARVTLRSVEELEALAASVPPMAYDIDSYASLGLLWETLSVEQIEQPTAADLARVTECLYQAIGDVAAGDRDLSGRLGAANRAASSKVRQLLRAQW, from the coding sequence ATGAGTTCGTATTCCCTGCGAGGCTTGAACTGGTTCAACGCCTTGAGCGCCGGGGCGAAAGCGGTCGAAGGTTTGCCCGCTTCGCTGAAGGTCGCGGACGGTTCGCTGGGCAATCAGCCGGTGCGTTTCATTGCGGTGGTGGTCGATCCGGAAAACCGATTCGTCCGTGCACGCAACGGCGAGGTGGGCTTGCTCGAAGGCTGGGGCCTGGCCAAGGCCGTGGATGAAGTCATCGCCGCCGATCAGAACAGGACACACAAGCGCGCCGTGATCGCTATCGTCGACGTGCCGAGCCAGGCCTACGGTCGACGCGAAGAAGCCCTCGGCATTCATCAGGCACTGGCCGCTGCGGCGGACAGTTATGCCCGTGCCCGTCTGGCGGGTCATGCGGTGATCGGTTTGCTGGTGGGCAAGGCAATGTCCGGGGCGTTTCTGGCCCACGGCTATCAGGCCAATCGCTTGATCGCCCTGCGCGATCCGGGGGTGATGGTGCACGCCATGGGCAAGGCATCGGCGGCGCGGGTGACCTTGCGCAGCGTCGAAGAACTCGAAGCCCTGGCGGCCAGCGTGCCGCCGATGGCCTATGACATCGACAGCTATGCCAGCCTCGGGCTGCTGTGGGAAACCCTGTCGGTGGAACAGATCGAGCAGCCGACGGCAGCGGATCTGGCGCGGGTGACCGAGTGCCTGTATCAGGCGATTGGCGATGTGGCTGCTGGTGACCGTGATCTGAGCGGTCGTCTGGGGGCCGCCAACCGGGCGGCGTCGAGCAAGGTTCGCCAATTGCTGAGAGCTCAGTGGTGA
- the trhA gene encoding PAQR family membrane homeostasis protein TrhA: MYHGERLNAWTHLVGAVAATVGVVWMLVIASLDGSPWKIVSVAIYGFTLMSLYSASTVYHSVRGRKKTIMQKVDHFSIYLLIAGSYTPFCLVSLRGPWGWTLFGIVWGLALIGILQEIKPRSEARVLSIVIYAVMGWIVLVAVKPLLAALGIAGFAWLAAGGIFYTVGIIFFALDHRLRHAHGIWHLFVIAGSLLHFVAIFFYVL, translated from the coding sequence ATGTATCACGGGGAAAGACTGAACGCCTGGACGCACTTGGTGGGAGCGGTCGCGGCGACGGTCGGCGTGGTGTGGATGCTGGTGATCGCCAGCCTCGACGGCAGTCCATGGAAGATCGTCAGCGTGGCGATCTACGGATTTACCTTGATGTCGCTCTACAGCGCTTCGACCGTTTACCACAGCGTTCGCGGGCGCAAAAAAACGATCATGCAGAAGGTCGATCACTTTTCGATCTACCTGTTGATCGCCGGCAGCTACACGCCATTCTGCCTGGTGAGCTTGCGCGGGCCGTGGGGCTGGACGTTGTTCGGGATTGTCTGGGGGCTGGCGTTGATCGGCATCCTGCAAGAGATCAAACCGCGCTCGGAAGCCCGCGTCCTGTCGATCGTGATTTACGCGGTGATGGGTTGGATCGTGCTGGTGGCGGTCAAGCCGCTGTTGGCTGCATTGGGTATAGCAGGGTTTGCCTGGCTGGCGGCGGGCGGGATTTTCTACACCGTGGGCATTATCTTTTTTGCCCTGGACCATCGCTTGCGGCATGCCCACGGGATCTGGCATCTGTTCGTGATCGCGGGGAGTTTGCTGCACTTTGTGGCGATTTTCTTTTATGTCCTCTAG
- a CDS encoding 16S rRNA (uracil(1498)-N(3))-methyltransferase — MRLSRFFIDAPLSIGEHELPEAQAHYISRVLRMAEGDALQLFDGSGQEFRATLVDVGKKRVVVQIDENFAGQIESPLQIHLGQGLSRGERMDWAIQKATELGVTEITPIFTERCEVRLKDERADKRLLHWRQVAISACEQCGRSTVPVIHPPLLLADWLKQTEAELKLVLHPVAEPLVSHAKPATLAFLIGPEGGLSDAEVDQAKGAGFHAARLGPRVLRTETAPVVALAVAQQLWGDF, encoded by the coding sequence ATGAGACTGTCCCGCTTCTTTATCGACGCCCCCCTGAGCATCGGCGAGCACGAACTGCCGGAGGCTCAGGCCCATTACATCAGCCGTGTGCTACGCATGGCCGAGGGTGATGCGCTGCAACTGTTCGACGGCTCAGGCCAGGAGTTTCGCGCCACGCTGGTCGACGTCGGCAAAAAACGCGTGGTGGTACAGATCGATGAAAATTTCGCCGGGCAGATCGAGTCGCCGCTGCAAATCCATCTCGGCCAGGGCCTGTCCCGGGGCGAACGCATGGACTGGGCGATTCAGAAGGCCACGGAGTTGGGCGTCACTGAAATCACCCCGATCTTCACCGAACGCTGCGAAGTCCGGCTCAAGGATGAACGCGCCGACAAACGCTTGCTGCACTGGCGTCAGGTGGCAATCAGCGCCTGCGAGCAATGCGGTCGCTCCACAGTGCCGGTGATCCATCCGCCGCTGCTGTTGGCCGACTGGTTGAAACAGACTGAAGCCGAATTGAAATTGGTGCTGCATCCGGTCGCCGAGCCATTGGTCAGTCACGCCAAGCCTGCGACCCTGGCATTTCTGATCGGGCCGGAAGGTGGATTGTCGGATGCTGAAGTGGATCAGGCCAAGGGCGCCGGCTTCCATGCTGCCCGCCTCGGCCCTCGGGTATTGCGTACCGAGACTGCGCCGGTGGTGGCATTGGCGGTGGCCCAGCAGCTTTGGGGTGACTTCTAG
- a CDS encoding flavin monoamine oxidase family protein yields MSVGWLRACALVMLGLFSVSALAKDKTAIVIGGGVSGLTAAYELQNKGWQVTLLEAKSSPGGRSGMATSEWIGNDKAQPVLNKYVSTFKLSTTPAPEFVRTPSYLIDGEYFSAADLATKQPATAEALKRYEKTVDDLARSIDDPQNPSANSTLHALDQINVSNWLDRLNLPATARQLVNQQIRTRYDEPSRISLLYFAQQSRVYRGVSDRDLRASRLLGGSPVLAQAFVKQLKTIKTSSPVSAIVQDKDGVTVKVGSVGYQADYVVLAVPLRALNKIQMTPSLDAQHLAAIKGTNYGWRDQIMLKFKTPVWEPKARMSGEIYSNAGLGMLWIEPALKGGANVVINLSGDNARVMQAFGDKQMVDQVLIRLHAFYPQARGSFTGYEIRRYSTDPSMGGAYLAFGPGQISKFWRLWERPIQRVAFAGEHTDTLYPGTLEGALRTGQRAAAQVEDMAAGKSFEAEKLVPATAAAVGAGAVAAKKGNFFSNLFGGSDDEKKPEPVKAPEPVAPPAPAPVPAPAAAPVPVEAPKPVAPVKTEPAKKAPAKAPAKKTEAKKAPAKTPVKKTDSAKTPATKPAATTQAKA; encoded by the coding sequence ATGTCTGTCGGTTGGCTGCGCGCCTGTGCGCTGGTGATGTTGGGGCTGTTCAGCGTGTCTGCGCTGGCCAAGGATAAAACCGCAATCGTGATCGGCGGCGGGGTCTCGGGCCTCACGGCGGCATACGAGCTGCAAAACAAGGGCTGGCAGGTCACCCTGCTGGAAGCCAAGTCGAGCCCGGGCGGTCGCTCCGGCATGGCCACCAGTGAGTGGATCGGCAACGACAAGGCCCAGCCAGTGCTGAACAAATACGTGTCGACCTTCAAGCTGAGCACCACGCCGGCGCCTGAATTCGTGCGGACTCCGAGCTACCTGATCGACGGCGAGTATTTCTCCGCCGCCGACCTGGCGACCAAGCAACCGGCCACCGCCGAGGCGCTCAAGCGCTACGAAAAGACCGTGGACGATCTGGCGCGCTCGATCGACGACCCGCAGAACCCGTCGGCCAACAGCACCCTGCACGCCCTGGACCAGATCAACGTGTCCAACTGGCTGGATCGCCTGAATCTGCCGGCCACTGCCCGTCAGCTGGTAAACCAACAGATTCGTACCCGTTATGACGAACCGTCGCGGATCTCGCTGCTGTATTTCGCCCAGCAGAGCCGCGTTTACCGTGGCGTGTCCGACCGCGACCTGCGCGCTTCGCGTCTGCTCGGTGGCAGCCCGGTACTGGCCCAGGCCTTCGTCAAGCAGCTGAAAACCATCAAGACCAGCTCGCCCGTCTCGGCCATCGTCCAGGACAAGGACGGCGTGACCGTCAAGGTCGGCAGCGTCGGTTATCAGGCGGATTACGTGGTTCTGGCCGTGCCATTGCGCGCCCTGAACAAGATCCAGATGACCCCTTCACTGGACGCCCAGCACCTGGCAGCGATCAAAGGCACCAACTACGGCTGGCGCGACCAGATCATGCTGAAGTTCAAGACGCCGGTGTGGGAGCCTAAAGCGCGCATGTCCGGTGAGATTTACAGCAACGCCGGTCTGGGCATGCTGTGGATCGAGCCAGCCCTGAAGGGCGGCGCCAACGTGGTGATCAACCTGTCCGGCGACAATGCGCGAGTGATGCAGGCGTTCGGCGACAAGCAAATGGTCGACCAGGTGCTGATTCGTCTGCACGCGTTTTATCCACAGGCGCGCGGCTCGTTCACCGGCTATGAAATCCGTCGCTACAGTACCGACCCTTCGATGGGTGGCGCTTACCTGGCGTTCGGCCCAGGCCAGATCAGCAAATTCTGGCGCCTGTGGGAACGTCCGATCCAGCGCGTAGCCTTTGCTGGCGAACACACTGACACCCTGTACCCAGGCACCCTGGAAGGTGCGTTGCGCACCGGTCAGCGTGCGGCCGCTCAGGTTGAAGACATGGCCGCTGGCAAGTCGTTCGAAGCGGAAAAACTGGTTCCGGCCACCGCAGCGGCGGTAGGCGCTGGCGCGGTTGCCGCGAAGAAGGGCAACTTCTTCAGCAACCTGTTCGGCGGTTCGGATGACGAGAAGAAGCCAGAGCCGGTCAAGGCACCTGAGCCTGTCGCACCGCCAGCTCCGGCGCCAGTTCCAGCCCCTGCAGCTGCACCGGTCCCGGTTGAAGCGCCGAAGCCTGTGGCCCCGGTGAAAACCGAGCCGGCGAAGAAAGCACCGGCCAAAGCACCTGCGAAGAAAACCGAGGCGAAAAAAGCCCCGGCCAAGACACCGGTGAAAAAAACCGATTCGGCCAAGACACCGGCGACCAAACCAGCGGCTACGACGCAAGCGAAGGCTTAA
- a CDS encoding adenosylmethionine--8-amino-7-oxononanoate transaminase: MGLNNQWMQRDLAVLWHPCTQMKDHEQLPLIPIKRGEGVWLEDFEGKRYLDAVSSWWVNVFGHANPRINQRIKDQVDQLEHVILAGFSHQPVIELSERLVKMTPEGLTRCFYADNGSSCIEVALKMSFHYWLNRGQTNKKRFVTLTNSYHGETMAAMSVGDVPLFTETYKALLMDTIKVPSPDCYLRPEGMSWEEHSRNMFAAMEQTLAENHDTVAAVIVEPLIQGAGGMRMYHPVYLKLLREACDRYGVHLIHDEIAVGFGRTGTMFACEQAGIRPDFLCLSKALTGGYLPLAACITTDEVYSAFYDDYPTLRAFLHSHSYTGNPLACAAALATLDIFEEDNVIENNKALAQRMASSTAHLVDHPNVSEVRQTGMVLAIEMVKDKASKEAYPWQERRGLKVFQHALERGALLRPLGSVVYFLPPYVITPEQIDFLAKVATEGIDIATRESVSVAVPKDFHPGFRDPG, from the coding sequence ATGGGCCTGAATAATCAGTGGATGCAACGCGACCTCGCGGTGTTGTGGCATCCCTGCACCCAGATGAAAGATCACGAACAACTGCCGCTGATCCCGATCAAGCGCGGTGAAGGCGTCTGGCTCGAAGATTTCGAAGGCAAGCGCTACCTCGATGCGGTCAGCTCCTGGTGGGTCAATGTGTTCGGTCACGCCAATCCGCGGATCAACCAGCGCATCAAGGATCAGGTCGATCAGCTGGAGCACGTGATCCTCGCCGGCTTCAGCCATCAACCGGTGATCGAGCTGTCAGAGCGTCTGGTGAAGATGACACCGGAAGGCCTGACCCGGTGCTTCTACGCCGACAACGGCTCGTCCTGCATCGAAGTGGCACTGAAAATGAGCTTTCATTACTGGCTCAACCGCGGCCAGACGAACAAGAAGCGCTTCGTCACTCTGACCAACAGCTACCACGGCGAAACCATGGCCGCGATGTCGGTGGGCGACGTGCCGCTGTTCACCGAGACCTATAAAGCGCTGTTGATGGACACCATCAAGGTGCCGAGCCCGGACTGCTACCTGCGTCCCGAAGGCATGAGCTGGGAAGAGCACTCGCGCAACATGTTCGCCGCCATGGAACAGACCCTGGCCGAAAACCACGACACGGTCGCGGCGGTGATCGTCGAGCCGCTGATCCAGGGCGCCGGCGGCATGCGCATGTACCACCCGGTGTACCTCAAGCTGCTGCGCGAAGCCTGCGACCGCTATGGCGTGCACCTGATTCACGACGAAATCGCCGTCGGCTTCGGCCGCACCGGGACGATGTTCGCCTGCGAGCAGGCCGGCATCCGCCCGGACTTCCTGTGCCTGTCCAAAGCCCTGACCGGCGGCTATCTGCCGCTGGCGGCGTGCATAACCACCGACGAGGTCTACAGCGCGTTCTACGACGACTACCCGACCTTGCGCGCCTTCCTGCATTCCCACAGCTACACCGGCAACCCGTTGGCGTGTGCGGCAGCCTTGGCGACGCTGGATATCTTCGAAGAAGACAACGTCATCGAGAACAACAAGGCGTTGGCCCAGCGCATGGCCTCGTCCACTGCGCATCTGGTCGATCACCCGAACGTCAGCGAAGTGCGCCAGACCGGCATGGTGCTGGCCATCGAGATGGTCAAGGACAAGGCGAGCAAAGAAGCCTATCCGTGGCAGGAGCGTCGCGGCCTGAAGGTGTTCCAGCACGCGCTGGAGCGCGGTGCTTTACTGCGTCCGTTGGGCAGTGTGGTGTATTTCCTGCCGCCGTATGTGATCACCCCGGAGCAGATTGACTTCCTCGCCAAAGTGGCCACTGAAGGCATCGACATCGCGACCCGCGAAAGCGTCAGCGTGGCGGTGCCGAAGGACTTTCATCCGGGGTTCCGTGATCCGGGCTGA